Below is a genomic region from Hyphomicrobiales bacterium.
GACGTTTACTCATTGTTTCACCGCTTTATCAAAAGTACATGTCGCCAGAGTAAAACCTGCAAACTTCCAAATTTCATCAAACGAAATAGTGACAGTGGGGCAGGGTATATTGAGCTTAGAACTATCCATTATGCCCCATCCTTAGTTGTCCGGCCCCATGCTTCATGCATAAGGCTTTCAATCTCATTGTTGACAGCTGTCAACGCTTCCAAGGCACGATCATAAGTGGCGCGGTGGAAATTCTCCCTGCCTACTTCATAAAGTGTTTGTTTCGTGAGGCCTGCATCAGAAATAGCAGTGGACTTCACCATTGGAGCAGTTAGCACCCGGTCGGCAAACTGGGCGCGCAAAAAACCTGAAATTTGGGTTTGTGGCCCATCTTGCGGTTCATAGCGTGTGATCAAATACCGCATAAAGTCAAAATTAAGCGTACCACCGGCAGCACTAACGACACTTAGTAAATCCGCCGTCATAAACAGGAATTGGCTCATAGAAGCCACGTCCAACATTTGAGGGTGCACGGTTACCAAAACAGAAGTTGCGGCACAAAGAGCACCAAGTGTGAGGTAGCCAAGTTGAGGCGGGCAATCAATCACCACCACATCGTAATTTTCTGCGACGTTTGCTAATGCAGTTTGTACGCGAGCAAAAAACATATCGGAAAGAGGCTCACTTTTATCCCGATGAACAAGATGTTGTGGGGTTGTATGTTCAAACTCTTGAAGCTCTAAATTACCGGGAACTAAATCAAGTCCATCAACATATGTCTCACGAATAATCTCACTAAGATCTCTGCGCTGCTCATCGTATCGAATGGCACCATAGAGCGTATCAT
It encodes:
- the repA gene encoding plasmid partitioning protein RepA → MGADELIARDAEMLSEQLSLLRARLFPPTSKKKLRPFTSGEASRLIGVSDGYLRQLALNGEGPSPETDARGRRLYTLKDVNALRAYLGDAQKPGSVKQRSYVKHRQGGEHCQVIAVTNFKGGSGKTTTTAHLAQHLALQGYRTLAVDLDPQASLSALFGYQPEIDLSGNDTLYGAIRYDEQRRDLSEIIRETYVDGLDLVPGNLELQEFEHTTPQHLVHRDKSEPLSDMFFARVQTALANVAENYDVVVIDCPPQLGYLTLGALCAATSVLVTVHPQMLDVASMSQFLFMTADLLSVVSAAGGTLNFDFMRYLITRYEPQDGPQTQISGFLRAQFADRVLTAPMVKSTAISDAGLTKQTLYEVGRENFHRATYDRALEALTAVNNEIESLMHEAWGRTTKDGA